In the genome of Arabidopsis thaliana chromosome 4, partial sequence, the window TGAGCTGTCTCTATAGGCAAAGAAACGATAATTGGGGACcatatgttcttctttttccagATGAAGACGAAGCCTTTTAGTCCACGAAGAAGACAATGTCTTCTAAGTGGTGGaacattttcctttcttcttctttaaatcTTTCTGATTGCCTCTTAAATTTTCTGGGTCCATGGCAAGTTTGCACCTTGGAGGTGCTTCGTTGATCAATGAGGTCGTTTTTGGCTCCTCCTTGATTGGTTTCAGAAGTAAACGGTTTAAACGAGCTTCAGAGGTTAGGTTACAAGCAAAGTGCAAAGATTCTAATtcctttttgagttttttagtttaattattgttgatttgttgtttggtATTGTAGAGATGTAGGTTTTGTGTTCAACAAATGTCAGAGAATGAACAGAGAACTAAACACGAACTGGCTCGTTCTGCTAAAAGGTGATGACTTTGTTCTCTATGTGTGATTTGTGTTAAACTTCATCACTCATTAGTGAGTAATGTACACTGAACTGTGTAGTCGATTTGAGCTAGTTATGATAAGATTTGTGTGGTTCTggtgatttattttttcatttagtgGTTGTTGCTTTGAAAACGTTTGTTACAGTTTCATTAGcagttttctcttttgtgaCATGATAAGTTGTGTAATAGAACCGTACCAAATGCataagaataatcaaagtttcaatttttggaTAAGTTTGGCAAATGTTTCATAGAAATAGTTTCTCTAATGTTGCAGAAGCGAGTCTTTGAGACGTATTTTAAAGCAATATGGAGTATCTGTAGAAAACCCTGAAGAAAGTAAGACAAGTAGTAGACTTGATGACCTAGATTGTGAAGAGAAGCACGATGCTGTTACTTCTTCTGTCATAGATGACGACTCTAAGATGGTATATATCACAGAACTTCTGGATTTGTACTTGATATATCTTGTCACTTGAATGGTATTATATGAAATGGGGAGATTCTGACTCTCATTAGTCTTTGGAAAATTGATGAGTACTGACAGAATACAACTGAGGAGTTGCCTGATTTACGCCGGGTAGAGAAATACACTGAGACTGTTGGTACTGCAGATAATCTTTCAGGACAAAATCACCAAATTCTCCCCCATGTAAGAACATATCCCTATAGATTTCATGTTCTTGTCTTATTGGAACCCTTTTAGTATATTCAGTTTTCTTACTGTGTGTTTTGGATCCATGTGTTTAAGTGATGCTGGAGGTGCTACTATAAACCCTTTCATTAGATTCTTTGTAGATCTCAACTCAAATTAGAATTGCATATTCTTAGTTTGTTTTTCAACTAGTAATAATGTCTCTCTTTAGTTGAACACAGGTGTTTTGTTAACTTCTCTGCTTCCTGTTCTTGGATTCTGCATCATATGCATAATTGGGACGTTACACACAATAATCTCCAGAAAGACATCACAAGGTCATCATCATGGCTCCGAAAGGTGGAGAACCGCATTAATGGATTGGAACGAGCCGCTTGCTTCTGATGGACATGATTCGATGTCTCCAGAATACAGAGTCAGTTACATACTTAAGTTCTGAGTTGTATTCGTTTACAGATTTTTTCCTCGGTTTTTAAAGAAGCTAACTGCATGCAGGTCGCTTCAACGAATCAGGAAGCTACCGCTACTGATGAAATGAATGAAGCATATAGCAGAGTAGAGCTCGAGTACAAGAGATTTCTATTAGAATGTGGGGTGGGTGAATCTTAGACTCTGGTCTCCTTAAGGCTCCTACAAGTAGTTCTTGAG includes:
- a CDS encoding uncharacterized protein (unknown protein; Has 13 Blast hits to 13 proteins in 5 species: Archae - 0; Bacteria - 2; Metazoa - 0; Fungi - 0; Plants - 11; Viruses - 0; Other Eukaryotes - 0 (source: NCBI BLink).), with the translated sequence MSSKWFCVQQMSENEQRTKHELARSAKRSESLRRILKQYGVSVENPEESKTSSRLDDLDCEEKHDAVTSSVIDDDSKMNTTEELPDLRRVEKYTETVGTADNLSGQNHQILPHLNTGVLLTSLLPVLGFCIICIIGTLHTIISRKTSQGHHHGSERWRTALMDWNEPLASDGHDSMSPEYREATATDEMNEAYSRVELEYKRFLLECGVGES
- a CDS encoding uncharacterized protein (unknown protein; LOCATED IN: chloroplast; EXPRESSED IN: 18 plant structures; EXPRESSED DURING: 13 growth stages; Has 15 Blast hits to 15 proteins in 6 species: Archae - 0; Bacteria - 2; Metazoa - 0; Fungi - 0; Plants - 13; Viruses - 0; Other Eukaryotes - 0 (source: NCBI BLink).) yields the protein MASLHLGGASLINEVVFGSSLIGFRSKRFKRASERCRFCVQQMSENEQRTKHELARSAKRSESLRRILKQYGVSVENPEESKTSSRLDDLDCEEKHDAVTSSVIDDDSKMNTTEELPDLRRVEKYTETVGTADNLSGQNHQILPHLNTGVLLTSLLPVLGFCIICIIGTLHTIISRKTSQGHHHGSERWRTALMDWNEPLASDGHDSMSPEYRVASTNQEATATDEMNEAYSRVELEYKRFLLECGVGES